A DNA window from Trypanosoma brucei brucei TREU927 chromosome 11 chr11_scaffold01 genomic scaffold, whole genome shotgun sequence contains the following coding sequences:
- a CDS encoding cyclin 2, which yields MTIMMDGPKSSTRATETINQSDGQHRQQWCDRQQTGRNCNSAGSDSQSADPQQSGLHELGQLTAVAVERRCVEQRHLEHLYQSAFHSSHVPAISVWNYMRRIGKYSRCSPECFIICIIFIDRYVAATNCPITFRNIHRLLITSMLVSVKLRDDSFYSNSYFAGIGGVSNEELNRLEIEFLMTIDWRTWVEPSDFNMYCEQLRSRCSANQEQ from the coding sequence ATGACCATTATGATGGACGGCCCAAAATCTTCTACGCGAGCTACTGAAACAATTAATCAAAGCGATGGGCAGCATCGACAGCAGTGGTGCGACCGTCAGCAGACGGGGCGTAATTGCAATAGTGCAGGCAGCGATTCCCAATCAGCGGATCCACAACAATCGGGATTACATGAGTTAGGGCAATTGACAGCAGTGGCAGTAGAGCGTCGGTGCGTGGAACAGCGGCATTTAGAGCACCTTTACCAATCCGCTTTTCACAGCAGTCATGTTCCTGCAATATCTGTGTGGAATTACATGCGTCGCATAGGCAAATACTCACGGTGCTCACCAGAATGCTTCATCATCTGTATCATATTCATTGATCGGTACGTTGCAGCAACGAATTGTCCAATAACTTTTCGGAACATTCACCGGCTTTTGATAACTTCAATGTTGGTGAGTGTAAAGTTGCGGGATGACTCATTTTATAGCAATTCTTACTTTGCAGGTATTGGTGGCGTTAGTAATGAGGAACTTAATAGATTAGAGATTGAGTTTCTCATGACAATTGATTGGCGCACATGGGTGGAACCAAGTGATTTTAACATGTACTGTGAGCAACTGAGATCTCGTTGCTCGGCGAATCAGGAGCAGTAA
- a CDS encoding phenylalanyl-tRNA synthetase alpha subunit, which translates to MSTMENTILKALVGSEVIKSDVLAQELGVDHQVVVGAIKSLEAGGYVTSEIEKRPTWKLTAEAIKICEEGSPEFQLWELLAAGEMPQDAVAGKLGRDVTAVALSNGMKTKTFVLRKEDGKVIINRSPSVSSFRDTTRLVLSDAARNQHIDPKDGDMLKKRKLATLEDIKVFSVRRGPSFAPEVRGKAAGDLTKEMLLDGSWRTTEFKAYNLAAAGREVSCGQLHPLLKVRQEFREIFMEMGFQEMETDHWVESSFWNFDSLFIPQNHPARDMQDTFFISKPATSELKQQDVVENVRKMHEKNFKYTWKESEARRNVLRTHTTSCSAFWLHHLARNSPLLPDGRRAFRPGRYYSIDRVFRNEEMDRTHLCEFHQIEGCVIDRNISLANMMHTFELFFRRIGVERLRFKPVFNPYTEPSMEIFGWHTQLKRWIEVGNSGLFRPEMLVPLGFDEDVTVMAWGLSLERPTMIKYGLSSIHELFGHKVDLRFIRNSKLMRF; encoded by the coding sequence ATGAGTACCATGGAGAACACCATTCTGAAAGCCCTTGTGGGAAGCGAGGTCATTAAATCTGATGTATTGGCTCAGGAACTGGGAGTTGATCACCAGGTGGTCGTTGGTGCCATTAAGTCGCTGGAAGCAGGTGGTTATGTAACGAGTGAAATAGAGAAGAGACCCACGTGGAAATTAACCGCCGAAGCAATTAAAATTTGTGAGGAGGGAAGCCCCGAGTTCCAACTTTGGGAACTACTCGCGGCAGGGGAGATGCCTCAGGATGCCGTCGCAGGGAAACTAGGCCGAGATGTCACGGCTGTTGCACTGTCAAATGGTATGAAGACAAAAACGTTCGTGttgaggaaagaagatggaaaGGTAATTATCAACCGCTCTCCAAGCGTGTCATCCTTCCGGGATACAACACGTCTTGTTCTTTCCGACGCAGCCCGCAACCAACACATTGATCCCAAAGATGGTGACATGCTCAAGAAGCGCAAACTGGCAACACTTGAAGATATAAAAGTGTTTAGTGTTAGACGTGGGCCCAGTTTCGCTCCAGAGGTTCGTGGAAAGGCCGCCGGGGACCTTACGAAGGAGATGCTACTGGACGGTTCGTGGCGGACGACAGAGTTTAAGGCATATAACCTGGCTGCTGCTGGCCGTGAGGTGAGTTGTGGGCAGCTTCATCCTTTACTGAAAGTACGACAGGAATTTCGGGAGATTTTTATGGAGATGGGCTTCCAGGAGATGGAGACGGACCACTGGGTGGAGTCCTCCTTCTGGAATTTCGACTCTCTCTTCATCCCGCAGAACCATCCTGCCCGTGACATGCAGGATACCTTCTTCATTTCAAAACCCGCCACAAGCGAACTAAAGCAGCAGGACGTTGTGGAGAACGTGCGGAAGATGCACGAAAAGAACTTTAAGTACACATGGAAGGAGTCAGAAGCACGACGTAATGTATTGCGTACCCACACAACGAGTTGTTCAGCTTTCTGGTTGCATCACTTGGCGCGCAACTCACCACTTCTACCAGATGGCCGGCGCGCATTCCGACCAGGGAGGTATTACAGCATTGACCGTGTCTTCCGCAATGAGGAAATGGATCGTACGCACCTGTGTGAGTTTCACCAGATTGAAGGATGCGTTATTGATCGCAATATTTCTCTCGCCAACATGATGCACACCTTTGAACTGTTTTTCCGTCGGATAGGTGTGGAGCGCCTACGTTTCAAACCAGTGTTTAATCCCTACACGGAACCGTCCATGGAAATATTTGGTTGGCACACGCAGCTGAAACGTTGGATCGAGGTTGGAAACAGTGGATTGTTTCGCCCAGAGATGTTAGTGCCGCTCGGTTTCGACGAAGATGTTACTGTTATGGCGTGGGGGCTTTCACTGGAGCGGCCCACAATGATTAAATACGGCCTCTCAAGTATTCATGAACTTTTTGGACATAAGGTGGATTTGCGTTTCATCAGGAACTCAAAGCTAATGCGTTTTTAG
- a CDS encoding ribosomal protein L18, putative, with amino-acid sequence MVRPHLRHYCVVGRETPSEKNPQPTVYKFEVFAPNFVVAKSRFWRMMREKNKVKSTHGDVLSCKVVKDRKLAARNYSVDIAYYSQRCGYTHMVKEFRDVCKAGAVSQAYNDLASRHRARYHNIEVLGVKSIPNHEVRRLNVAQFHPHNLSFPLLQRRVKAPRKDRVIFVKKNSKRAVVA; translated from the coding sequence ATGGTGAGACCGCACCTTCGTCACTACTGCGTGGTTGGGCGCGAGACGCCCTCGGAGAAGAATCCTCAACCCACCGTATACAAATTTGAGGTTTTCGCACCGAACTTTGTCGTGGCAAAGAGCCGCTTCTGGCGCATGATGCGTGAGAAAAACAAGGTGAAGTCGACTCATGGCGACGTTCTTTCCTGTAAGGTGGTGAAGGATCGCAAGCTGGCGGCCCGCAACTACAGCGTGGACATTGCATATTACAGCCAACGTTGCGGCTATACGCACATGGTGAAGGAGTTTCGTGACGTATGCAAGGCTGGGGCTGTAAGTCAGGCTTATAATGACCTCGCCTCTCGCCATCGCGCGCGGTATCACAACATTGAAGTGCTTGGCGTAAAGAGCATCCCGAACCACGAAGTACGCCGCCTGAACGTGGCACAGTTCCACCCACACAACCTGTCGTTCCCGCTCCTGCAGCGCCGTGTGAAGGCACCACGCAAGGACCGTGTCATATTTGTGAAGAAGAACTCGAAGCGGGCAGTGGTTGCATAA
- a CDS encoding ethanolamine-phosphate cytidylyltransferase, putative, with the protein MKRSVSKVWLNEDTPNDPYPLYAPSPLPPKRPGTIRVWVDGCFDMLHFGHANALRQARSMGDELFVGCHTDEEIIRHKGPPSMRQEERYEALRACKWVDAVIEGYPYVTRVEDMKRFEVDFVVHGDDISVDLNGRNSYQAIIDAGMFKAVRRTECISTTDLVGRMLLCVPSELLSDADKKLLDSEVARKRGPHYLTTSRKIAQFSNKLAPPVGATVVYVDGAFDLFHAGHIRFLQKARALGDYLIVGIHDDQLVRESKGEHFPIMSLNERALGVLSCRYVDDVVFGAPRGVTQEMIKILDIKIVACGTSSETRNCKGAFDVYEVPKSLNLFKVVESGSDLSTDMIVERVVKNHVVLLERQFLKHMKDSEAELRKPDVYRNVREV; encoded by the coding sequence ATGAAACGGTCGGTGTCGAAGGTATGGCTCAATGAGGATACTCCAAATGATCCGTACCCGCTTTATGCGCCTTCTCCTTTGCCTCCGAAGCGGCCGGGGACTATTCGCGTTTGGGTAGACGGCTGCTTTGATATGCTGCACTTCGGGCATGCCAATGCACTGCGGCAGGCGCGGTCGATGGGTGATGAACTATTTGTTGGTTGCCATACTGATGAAGAGATTATTCGGCATAAGGGGCCTCCGAGTATGCGGCAGGAAGAACGATATGAGGCGTTGCGTGCCTGCAAGTGGGTAGACGCTGTCATCGAGGGATATCCATACGTCACGCGTGTGGAGGACATGAAGAGGTTTGAAGTGGATTTTGTTGTTCACGGTGATGACATTTCGGTGGACCTTAATGGTCGCAACTCATACCAAGCGATTATAGACGCTGGGATGTTTAAAGCTGTGAGGCGGACGGAGTGTATCTCCACCACAGATCTCGTTGGCCGCATGCTGCTTTGCGTGCCGAGTGAGCTGCTGAGCGATGCAGATAAGAAACTACTTGACAGTGAGGTCGCTAGAAAGCGGGGTCCGCACTATCTGACAACCTCGAGGAAGATAGCGCAGTTCAGTAACAAACTAGCGCCACCCGTTGGTGCAACAGTTGTGTATGTGGATGGCGCCTTTGATCTTTTCCATGCAGGGCACATTCGCTTCCTCCAGAAAGCGCGCGCTCTGGGTGATTACCTTATTGTTGGTATCCACGATGACCAACTGGTTCGTGAGTCGAAGGGAGAGCATTTCCCAATCATGAGTCTCAACGAGCGGGCGTTGGGCGTACTTTCGTGTAGGTACGTGGATGATGTTGTATTTGGTGCCCCGAGGGGTGTAACTCAAGAAATGATCAAGATACTCGATATCAAAATTGTCGCATGCGGTACGAGTTCAGAAACACGCAACTGCAAGGGAGCATTTGATGTTTACGAGGTTCCCAAGAGCCTCAATCTATTTAAGGTTGTGGAATCGGGAAGTGATTTGTCCACAGATATGATTGTTGAACGTGTCGTAAAGAATCACGTGGTTCTTCTGGAACGTCAGTTTTTGAAACACATGAAAGACTCCGAAGCGGAGCTACGAAAGCCAGATGTGTACAGAAATGTCAGAGAGGTGTGA